Proteins encoded together in one bacterium window:
- a CDS encoding ABC transporter permease has product MTFWYYVVRRASLTAFVLFGVSVVTFVLSHVVPADPVVTYLGDHAPPELVTKVRHEIGLDRPLPVQYAIYIGALVHGDLGISIMDNRPVSRDLAQYLPATVELATAAMLVAILIGVPAGIVSALYKDAWPDHAARIFALGGTSLPVFYLALLLLGVLYVKLGVLPGPGQLDVYTSPPAHITGMVVVDALLTADWDALRDGLRHLVLPALVLGYYQTGLITRMTRGSLLEVLRQDYVRTARAKGVSERRVVLRHALRNALLPTVTVVGLAFGGLLSGAVLTETIFSWPGIGRYATNSVTNVDIPAVLGVTLVIAIIYSVANLAVDLFYAYLDPQIRYT; this is encoded by the coding sequence ATGACGTTCTGGTACTACGTGGTACGCCGGGCCAGCCTTACCGCGTTCGTGCTCTTCGGGGTCTCGGTAGTCACGTTCGTGCTCTCCCACGTCGTGCCGGCCGACCCGGTCGTGACCTACTTGGGCGACCACGCCCCGCCGGAACTCGTGACGAAAGTCCGTCATGAGATCGGGCTCGACCGTCCGTTGCCGGTGCAGTACGCGATCTACATCGGGGCGCTCGTGCACGGCGATCTCGGCATCTCGATCATGGACAACCGACCGGTCAGCCGCGACCTCGCGCAGTACCTGCCGGCCACCGTGGAACTGGCCACCGCGGCCATGCTGGTCGCGATACTGATCGGCGTGCCGGCCGGGATCGTGTCGGCGCTCTACAAGGACGCCTGGCCCGATCACGCCGCGCGTATTTTTGCGTTGGGCGGGACGTCCCTCCCGGTCTTCTACCTCGCGCTGCTGCTTCTGGGCGTCCTCTATGTGAAACTCGGTGTCCTGCCCGGCCCCGGTCAGCTCGACGTCTACACGAGCCCGCCCGCACACATCACCGGCATGGTGGTGGTCGACGCGCTCCTGACCGCCGACTGGGACGCCCTGCGCGACGGGCTGAGGCACCTCGTATTGCCCGCCCTGGTTCTCGGCTACTATCAGACGGGATTGATCACGCGGATGACCCGGGGCAGCCTGCTCGAAGTGCTGCGCCAGGACTACGTTCGGACCGCGCGCGCCAAGGGCGTGTCGGAACGGCGCGTTGTGCTCAGGCACGCGCTCCGCAACGCGCTCTTGCCGACGGTGACCGTCGTGGGGCTCGCATTCGGAGGTCTGTTGTCCGGCGCCGTGCTGACCGAGACGATTTTCTCGTGGCCGGGCATCGGCCGGTATGCGACGAACTCGGTGACGAACGTCGACATCCCCGCTGTCCTGGGGGTCACCCTGGTGATCGCGATCATCTACTCGGTCGCAAACCTTGCCGTCGATTTGTTCTACGCGTATCTCGACCCGCAAATCCGGTACACGTAG
- a CDS encoding ABC transporter substrate-binding protein: MRRVIAVMVTAVLIGGWAVVPGRSAPSYGRQQTLIVARDITDAISLDPQVAFEFSSTAAARACYSNLVTFAGGDLTHVRPQVASSWTVSKDARTYTFHLRKGITFESGNALTSADVVYMFERVVNIPKDPASWLITQMDIDPKNVDQVVRAPDPSTVVVSLTKPFSPGAFLSIMANPVAGIPDSKTVKAHIQGGDWGTKWLTDHSAGSGPYVLAHWERLVTIDLVANPRYNAGPSPTIKRVVLAGIQESTVARDMLTRGDADVAYDLSASQLAALRGDTRFSVQQVPDLSMTYVGMDVKNVPAFTKPQVRQAVKYALDYDGIVKSLLSGNGLPLEGIIPKGLFGYDAAQPYTHDPAKARALLAEAGFANGFAAELLASNGVAAGGVSAGDLAAKVKNDLGAVGIRVNVRQVASSELYQTYRAQKSQMVLANWSVDYPDPDDFAKPFGDYTQKSLAWRLQYYNDPLAKLVDQASALENNPQRAALYKRINDMMYQDGPFAMLYQPLLSLALSKHVTHLAFDAVNGIDFPTVVKQ; the protein is encoded by the coding sequence ATGCGACGTGTCATCGCGGTAATGGTCACCGCCGTACTGATTGGCGGCTGGGCGGTCGTGCCCGGCCGCTCGGCACCATCCTACGGCCGCCAGCAAACGCTGATCGTGGCCCGTGATATTACGGACGCGATCTCGCTCGACCCGCAGGTCGCATTCGAATTCTCAAGCACGGCCGCCGCCCGCGCATGCTATTCCAACCTCGTGACGTTTGCCGGCGGCGATCTGACTCATGTGCGTCCGCAAGTTGCGTCGTCCTGGACGGTCAGCAAGGACGCGCGCACGTACACCTTCCACCTGCGCAAGGGGATCACGTTCGAATCGGGGAACGCGTTGACGTCGGCCGACGTCGTGTACATGTTCGAACGCGTGGTGAATATCCCCAAGGATCCGGCTTCCTGGCTCATCACGCAGATGGATATCGACCCGAAAAACGTCGACCAGGTCGTCCGCGCGCCCGATCCATCGACCGTGGTCGTCTCGCTGACGAAACCCTTCAGCCCAGGGGCGTTCCTGTCGATCATGGCGAACCCCGTGGCCGGGATCCCCGACAGCAAGACGGTCAAGGCGCACATCCAGGGCGGTGACTGGGGGACGAAGTGGCTGACCGATCACTCGGCCGGCAGCGGCCCCTATGTCCTCGCCCACTGGGAGCGCCTTGTCACGATCGACCTCGTGGCGAACCCTCGCTACAACGCCGGGCCGTCCCCCACCATCAAGCGCGTGGTGCTGGCCGGCATCCAGGAGTCCACGGTCGCACGGGACATGCTCACGCGGGGCGACGCGGACGTTGCGTACGATCTGTCGGCGTCGCAACTTGCCGCGCTGCGCGGCGACACTCGGTTTTCTGTGCAGCAGGTCCCGGACCTCTCGATGACATACGTCGGGATGGACGTGAAGAACGTGCCGGCGTTCACGAAGCCGCAGGTCCGCCAGGCCGTCAAGTACGCCCTCGATTACGACGGCATCGTCAAGTCCCTGCTGAGCGGCAACGGCCTGCCGCTTGAGGGCATCATCCCGAAGGGCCTCTTTGGATACGATGCCGCCCAACCGTACACGCACGATCCGGCAAAGGCGCGCGCGTTGTTGGCCGAGGCCGGTTTTGCGAACGGCTTCGCGGCCGAGCTACTGGCCTCGAACGGCGTGGCCGCCGGCGGCGTCTCTGCCGGGGATCTCGCGGCCAAGGTCAAGAACGACCTCGGGGCGGTGGGCATCCGTGTGAACGTCCGGCAGGTGGCCTCGAGCGAGCTCTACCAGACGTACCGCGCTCAGAAGTCGCAGATGGTCCTGGCGAACTGGTCGGTCGACTACCCGGATCCGGATGACTTCGCGAAGCCGTTCGGTGATTATACACAGAAGTCCCTGGCGTGGCGCCTGCAGTACTACAACGACCCGCTGGCCAAGCTCGTCGACCAGGCAAGCGCGCTCGAGAACAACCCGCAGCGCGCCGCGCTCTACAAGCGGATCAACGACATGATGTATCAGGACGGGCCGTTCGCGATGCTGTACCAGCCGCTGCTTTCGCTCGCCCTCTCGAAGCACGTCACGCACTTGGCGTTTGACGCGGTGAACGGTATCGATTTCCCGACCGTCGTGAAGCAGTAG
- the mscL gene encoding large-conductance mechanosensitive channel protein MscL: protein MLKEFREFAMRGNLLDMAIGIILGAAFGRIISSLVNDIVMPPIGLALGGLDFANLFVTLKGGPYPSVAAAKAAGAPTINYGVFINTIIDFVIVAFVIFLVIRQVNRMRRQPAAAPTTKPCPYCLSAIPLGAVRCPNCTSDLKAA from the coding sequence ATGCTGAAGGAGTTTCGGGAGTTCGCAATGCGGGGGAACCTGCTCGACATGGCGATCGGGATCATCCTCGGTGCGGCCTTTGGGCGCATCATCTCGTCGCTCGTGAACGACATCGTGATGCCGCCGATCGGTCTTGCGCTCGGCGGGCTCGACTTCGCGAATCTCTTCGTCACCCTAAAAGGCGGCCCGTATCCCTCCGTCGCGGCCGCAAAAGCAGCGGGGGCTCCCACGATCAACTACGGGGTCTTCATCAACACGATCATCGACTTCGTCATCGTGGCGTTCGTCATCTTCCTCGTGATCCGACAGGTCAATCGCATGCGGCGCCAGCCCGCGGCTGCGCCGACTACGAAGCCGTGCCCGTACTGCCTGTCGGCAATTCCGCTCGGCGCCGTGCGCTGTCCGAACTGCACGTCCGATCTGAAGGCGGCCTGA